The DNA region AACCGCAAGGCGGAATTTATTTATCTTTCCTTCACCGAGAACATTTGAACTTATAAGGAAATATGCTCCCGCTGCAGTACACAGAAAACCAGCAGACTGGGCAATCTCATAAAACAGAGGTGAAATGTTGCAGATGAGTATTCCTGATGAAAGCTGCATTATAAAAAATCCGGAAAGAACAAGCGAAGCGCTGATGTTTCTGAAGAATTTATCTGCCAGGCAGAGATAGAATTTTGTGAGGAAAAGCGTACCGAACATTCCGAAGAAAAACACTGCCCACACTGACGGGAAATAGTAACCCGTAAGCAGATGATACGGCAGGAACACAAGAAGAACAGGCGCTATTCCATAATAGGAATAATACTTTCCGTTAAACAGAAGATGATCCCACGGATAGCTTCCGACTTCATCGGTTCTCTGGCTCCAGTCGTACGGATTACCGAGCTCAAGCAGTTTCGGATTCATATCGGTCATTATATCAACACGGCCGTGCTCAAAGGAATCAACCAGTTCCTGTGTGATCTGATTGCCTCCTTCAAGGGCAAAATCCTTAGCCATGCTGTGATTTTCATCGGTGTACCTGCCCATGTTGGCGATAAAGAGTCCGAGCAGAATAATTACCGCAGTAAAGGCCAGTGCGCTGATGTCAGTAATTTTCTGAACCTCCGCATAAGGACGGAACAGCACCTTTTCTGATGTAAGTGAATAAACTATAAAAGCCGAAAGGAGCATAAGTGCAAAACGGATAACTGAAAAACGGAATCTCACCGGCTCATTTGCAGTTATGCTGCTGACGGTGACCTTTTCATTTTCATCGGTGCTGAAAACAAATCTTATATCGTGAACATTTCCCGAAAAATTACACGGTACTGTACGGCTCCTTCTGTTTCCGTTAATAACTTCAGCCTTTGCTGCGCCCCAGCGGTATGAGCCTGAATGGGTGTCATCTGACATGTCTACCGAGAAGGAAACCCTGCTCTTTTTATCAGAAAAAGCATTGAAGGTAAGCGTTCCGACAGGAATGTTTACGTTTTTATATTCGATAACAGTCTGTCCGCTTCCCTCGTTGGTCATTGTCACAGGATCAAAATTCTGAAGTTCTGCAGCATGAAGGTCGAACACTACTTTACTGTATTTACCCGAAAGAAGATGTGCCGAATTGATATTGAATACAAAGATCTCAAGAGCAAGGCTGACAAGTATTATCCTTACTGCTGTACCTGCATGAGATGAATACTTTGCCGGTATTTTTCCTGAACCGGTAAACCAAGCTGCAGCGAATGCGGCAAGATCAACAAAAGCAAGAAATCTGTATCCGCTCATTCCGGCGGTACCTGTAATGTCAAGAACAAGAAGTATCAGCGAAAGCACTGTCCCTCCTGCCAGAACAAATCTGCTTCTGTTTTTCAGAAAGGAAAGCACTCTGCTTTCACTTTTACCAGTATTTGCAAAAACCAGTGCAGACGCAGCTGTGTACAGGGCTATATTCAAAAAAAAAGCGGCTATCGATAAAGACATTTTATACCTCCGGATATGGCTTTGTTCAGTGTTTTATCAACACATACATATATTCAGTGTACATTCTTTTTCTGATAATGTCAATAGTATATAAAAAATAAACCTTTTTGCTATTGAATTGATCTTTGCGCTGTGTTATAATTTTTATAAACGTATTTTTAGGGAGAAAACCAATGGAAAAAATCACAGTCATCGTTCCATGCTACAATGAAGAGGAAACCATTCCTTTATTCATTACAGAAATCGAAAAAGTCTATGAAAGCATGAAAGAAAAATATGACATAAAAATGGAGTACCTTTTTGTCAACGACGGTTCAAAGGACAGGACAAATGATGTACTCGAAGAATATGCAGAAAAAAATCCGCGTGTCAGCTATATTACATTTTCAAGAAACTTCGGCAAGGAAGCGGCTATGTATGCAGGGCTCGACAATTCCGATGCCGACTATACAGTTATAATCGATGCCGACCTGCAGGATCCGCCTGAGCTCATTGAAGAAATGTACCGCATACTCAAGACAGAGCCGAAATACGACTGCGTTGCTTCACGAAGATACACGAGAACAGGTGAACCTCCGGTAAGATCCTGGTTTGCGAAGCGCTTCTACGGACTCATGGGCAGAATATCAAAAACTGAGATAGTTGACGGAGCCCGTGATTTCAGAATGATGAGCAGACAGATGGTCGATGCGATTATGTCACTTACAGAATGCAACCGCTTTTCGAAAGGTATTTTTTCGTGGGTAGGATTCGAGACAAAGTGGCTTGCCTTTGAAAACAGGGAA from Ruminococcus sp. HUN007 includes:
- a CDS encoding glycosyltransferase family 2 protein; this translates as MEKITVIVPCYNEEETIPLFITEIEKVYESMKEKYDIKMEYLFVNDGSKDRTNDVLEEYAEKNPRVSYITFSRNFGKEAAMYAGLDNSDADYTVIIDADLQDPPELIEEMYRILKTEPKYDCVASRRYTRTGEPPVRSWFAKRFYGLMGRISKTEIVDGARDFRMMSRQMVDAIMSLTECNRFSKGIFSWVGFETKWLAFENRERAGGQTKWSFWGLLIYAIDGVVAFSTAPLAVSSIIGIIFCVLSFIGVCFIFIRALLFGDKVDGWPSTACIICFVGGIQLFCNGISGMYLSKTYTETKHRPQYIAKKIHRASLNGNDEEDR